From a region of the Constantimarinum furrinae genome:
- a CDS encoding NUDIX domain-containing protein, translated as MKYKIKNEKVVFNDHYQMLKAEVSYDTFDGKQFETKRLAFHRGDSVALLLFDTDSRSVLLTKQFRYPSTRHDVGWMLEIPAGSIEEGECPLECVKRESIEETGYELHQPRQLFHFYVSPGGCTERCFLFYAEVTSKNKIASGGGKQDEKEDIKIVELPVEDIESRLQNTIIDAKTIIALQWFQQHITP; from the coding sequence ATGAAGTACAAGATTAAAAATGAAAAGGTGGTCTTTAATGATCACTACCAAATGTTAAAGGCTGAAGTTTCCTACGACACGTTCGACGGTAAACAGTTCGAAACCAAAAGGCTTGCTTTTCACCGGGGAGATTCGGTAGCACTGTTACTTTTCGATACAGACTCGCGTTCGGTGTTGCTCACTAAGCAGTTCCGTTATCCTTCAACCCGGCATGATGTGGGGTGGATGCTTGAAATTCCTGCAGGCTCCATTGAAGAGGGCGAGTGTCCTCTTGAATGTGTTAAACGAGAAAGCATTGAAGAAACAGGATATGAATTGCATCAACCACGGCAGTTGTTTCATTTTTATGTATCACCCGGTGGATGTACCGAACGCTGCTTCCTATTTTATGCCGAAGTAACTTCTAAAAATAAAATTGCTTCAGGTGGAGGTAAACAAGATGAAAAAGAAGATATTAAAATTGTAGAACTTCCCGTAGAAGACATTGAGTCACGCCTTCAGAATACAATTATTGACGCAAAGACTATCATTGCTTTACAATGGTTTCAGCAACATATTACCCCTTAA
- the pruA gene encoding L-glutamate gamma-semialdehyde dehydrogenase: MGKGFFEVPIAVNEPVKDYAPGSPEREEVLATYKKMYNSTVDVPLFINGKNVKTGDTSNMVPPHDHQHVLGTYHKAKKKHITEAIDTALKARKDWAATPWEQRAAIFLRAAELIAGPYRAKINAATMLGQSKNIYQAEIDAACELIDFLRFNVQYMTEIYHEQPESTSGAWNRLEYRPLEGFVYAITPFNFTAIAANLPASAALMGNVVVWKPSDSQMYSAKVIMDIFKEAGVPAGVINMVMGDPVMITDTVLASPDFSGIHFTGSTHVFKDIWQKIGNNIHKYKTYPRIVGETGGKDFIVAHKTANPKQVATAIARGAFEFQGQKCSAASRCYISKSIWARVEKHLLADMKSFKMGSPEDMNNFITAVIHEGSFDKLKKYIDKAKKDKKAKIIAGGGYDKKEGYFIEPTVILTTDPNYTTMCTELFGPVVTIYVFEDKDWEKTLHLVDETGEYALTGAVFSEDRYALETAVRILENAAGNFYINDKPTGAVVGQQPFGGARASGTNDKAGSKLNLYRWVSPRMVKETFVTPTDYRYPFLG, from the coding sequence ATGGGAAAAGGATTTTTTGAAGTACCAATTGCAGTAAACGAACCGGTTAAGGACTATGCTCCCGGCTCTCCCGAACGTGAAGAGGTTTTAGCTACCTATAAAAAGATGTACAATAGCACGGTGGATGTGCCTTTGTTTATTAACGGAAAAAATGTAAAGACGGGTGATACTTCAAATATGGTTCCTCCACACGATCATCAACATGTGCTGGGCACCTATCACAAAGCGAAGAAAAAGCATATAACTGAAGCGATAGACACAGCTTTAAAAGCCCGTAAAGATTGGGCTGCCACTCCATGGGAACAGCGTGCTGCTATCTTTTTACGTGCTGCCGAATTAATTGCCGGACCCTATCGCGCTAAAATAAATGCTGCGACGATGTTGGGCCAATCCAAGAATATCTATCAAGCAGAAATTGACGCAGCCTGTGAGTTAATAGATTTCCTGAGGTTCAATGTGCAGTATATGACAGAGATCTATCATGAACAACCCGAATCGACTTCGGGCGCATGGAACAGGTTGGAATATCGTCCGCTGGAAGGATTTGTATATGCCATTACTCCCTTCAACTTTACGGCTATCGCAGCAAATTTACCTGCCAGTGCAGCCTTGATGGGTAATGTAGTTGTGTGGAAACCCAGTGACAGTCAGATGTACTCTGCAAAAGTCATCATGGATATCTTTAAGGAAGCCGGCGTACCTGCCGGAGTGATCAATATGGTGATGGGAGATCCGGTGATGATCACAGATACAGTTCTGGCAAGTCCCGATTTCAGTGGCATACACTTTACTGGATCCACTCATGTTTTCAAGGATATCTGGCAGAAAATTGGAAATAACATTCATAAGTATAAAACTTACCCGCGAATCGTGGGGGAAACCGGTGGAAAAGACTTTATTGTCGCTCACAAAACAGCCAACCCAAAGCAGGTCGCTACGGCAATTGCGCGCGGAGCGTTCGAATTTCAGGGTCAAAAGTGTAGTGCTGCCAGTAGATGTTATATTTCGAAGAGTATCTGGGCAAGAGTAGAAAAACATTTACTTGCCGATATGAAATCCTTTAAAATGGGCTCTCCGGAGGACATGAATAATTTTATAACAGCGGTGATCCATGAGGGGTCTTTCGACAAGCTTAAAAAATACATCGATAAGGCAAAAAAGGATAAAAAAGCAAAGATCATAGCCGGAGGCGGTTACGATAAGAAAGAAGGTTATTTTATTGAGCCAACGGTGATTCTTACAACAGATCCCAATTACACCACTATGTGCACCGAACTTTTCGGACCTGTAGTGACAATATATGTTTTCGAAGACAAGGATTGGGAGAAAACACTTCATTTGGTGGATGAGACCGGAGAGTACGCGCTTACGGGAGCTGTTTTTAGTGAAGACCGATATGCGCTGGAGACTGCTGTTCGTATTCTGGAAAATGCCGCCGGAAACTTTTACATTAACGATAAACCTACCGGTGCCGTGGTTGGACAACAACCGTTTGGTGGAGCAAGAGCCAGTGGAACCAACGACAAAGCAGGAAGCAAGCTAAATCTTTACCGCTGGGTGTCACCTCGAATGGTAAAGGAAACCTTTGTTACCCCTACCGATTACAGATATCCGTTCTTAGGATAG
- a CDS encoding CPBP family intramembrane glutamic endopeptidase has product MIGITVILIVSWVLLFFFQKRNLLALGIVPNKNRAFPAIISFLFAVMICVAFQFVRSEINKAEWILSEGFSTEGLLNAFWWDIKSVLFEELIFRGAILFILIKRLGWKYAVILSAVAFGVYHWFSFGVFGNIMAMIIVFIGTGLMGLAWAWAYARSETILVPIALHLGWNYTFNSIFSNGPLGEIGFVLKTQDQLVEQNQFLNMMILMLAPVCMILFIKFFIKKKNLEFSTNS; this is encoded by the coding sequence ATGATTGGTATTACTGTCATTCTTATTGTCTCTTGGGTCTTACTCTTTTTTTTTCAAAAGAGAAACCTATTAGCACTCGGAATAGTTCCTAATAAGAATCGTGCTTTCCCGGCTATCATTAGTTTTTTGTTCGCCGTTATGATCTGTGTTGCTTTTCAGTTTGTGAGATCAGAGATCAACAAAGCTGAATGGATCCTATCAGAAGGGTTTTCTACTGAAGGTCTTTTGAACGCATTTTGGTGGGACATCAAATCGGTCTTATTTGAAGAATTGATTTTTAGAGGTGCGATTTTGTTCATCCTTATAAAACGACTGGGATGGAAATATGCTGTCATACTTTCAGCAGTTGCTTTTGGCGTCTATCATTGGTTCTCTTTTGGTGTCTTCGGAAATATAATGGCCATGATAATTGTATTTATTGGTACCGGATTAATGGGTTTGGCATGGGCATGGGCCTATGCGAGATCTGAAACAATTCTAGTCCCGATCGCACTACATTTGGGTTGGAATTATACCTTTAATTCGATATTTTCGAATGGTCCGTTGGGTGAGATAGGTTTTGTGCTGAAAACTCAAGATCAACTTGTTGAGCAAAATCAATTCTTAAACATGATGATACTCATGTTGGCACCTGTATGTATGATCCTTTTTATTAAATTTTTCATCAAGAAGAAGAATCTGGAATTCTCTACAAACTCTTAA
- a CDS encoding TrkH family potassium uptake protein gives MRSFTKINYKIILHLMGLLFVVNGGFIVLASLVSFIYKDGVAWEMLQSAAVVFICGVVLMFITRNHRKEIQKREGYIIVTFGWICMSLAGTLPYIFTGAIPNFTNAFFETMSGYTTTGASIVTEIEQLPEGILIWRSITHWIGGMGIIVLAIAILPLLGIGGMQLFAAEAPGPGGDKLHPRITDTAKRLWIIYVGYTVAETILLKIAGMSFFDAINHSLSTLSTGGFSTKNNSVAYWNAQPVIQYIIMVFMFLAGTNFVLSYFAFKTKFSKIFRDEEFKSYLFLIVGLSILAAGLIYFKGDITDSTIAHPMVWGELESAIRHGLFQVLAIVTTTGFATADYTVWAPILTIFFFGLMFLGGSSGSTAGGIKIVRHLIMIKNGVLEFKRTLHPNAILPVRYNNKAIGQPIVFNILGFFILYMLSFIVGVLVFSWLGLDFKTALGGAASTLGNVGPALGDLGPTHNYGYLPDAAKWWSTFLMLIGRLELFTVLILLTPFFWRNR, from the coding sequence ATGCGCTCATTCACAAAGATAAATTATAAGATCATTCTTCACCTCATGGGACTGTTGTTTGTGGTAAACGGCGGTTTTATCGTATTGGCCTCTCTTGTTAGTTTTATCTATAAAGACGGGGTAGCCTGGGAAATGCTTCAGTCGGCTGCGGTGGTTTTCATCTGCGGTGTAGTCCTAATGTTTATCACGAGAAATCACCGAAAGGAAATTCAGAAAAGAGAAGGATATATTATAGTGACCTTTGGCTGGATCTGTATGTCGCTGGCAGGGACGCTGCCCTATATTTTTACGGGGGCCATTCCTAATTTTACCAATGCTTTTTTTGAAACCATGAGTGGTTATACCACTACGGGAGCATCTATTGTTACTGAAATTGAACAACTTCCCGAAGGTATCCTTATTTGGAGAAGCATCACGCACTGGATAGGAGGAATGGGAATCATTGTTCTGGCGATCGCCATCTTACCGCTTCTCGGTATTGGAGGGATGCAGCTTTTTGCTGCCGAAGCACCCGGTCCGGGCGGTGATAAACTTCATCCGCGAATCACCGATACTGCGAAGAGATTGTGGATCATTTATGTAGGATATACCGTGGCCGAAACCATTTTGCTTAAGATCGCCGGTATGAGCTTTTTTGATGCTATAAATCATAGTTTAAGTACCTTGAGCACCGGAGGTTTTTCTACCAAGAATAACAGTGTGGCATACTGGAATGCACAACCTGTTATACAATACATTATCATGGTATTCATGTTTCTGGCAGGAACGAATTTTGTATTGAGCTATTTTGCTTTTAAGACCAAATTCAGTAAGATCTTCAGAGATGAAGAGTTTAAATCTTACCTGTTTTTAATTGTCGGGTTATCAATTCTTGCTGCAGGTCTTATCTATTTTAAAGGGGATATTACCGATTCAACCATTGCTCACCCCATGGTTTGGGGAGAACTTGAAAGCGCTATAAGGCATGGCCTGTTTCAGGTTTTAGCTATCGTAACCACTACGGGATTTGCTACTGCCGATTATACGGTTTGGGCCCCCATTTTAACCATTTTTTTCTTCGGTCTCATGTTTCTTGGAGGATCATCGGGTTCAACGGCAGGTGGTATTAAGATCGTAAGACACCTTATCATGATCAAGAACGGCGTATTGGAGTTTAAGCGTACGCTGCACCCCAATGCGATCCTTCCGGTACGTTATAATAACAAAGCAATCGGACAGCCCATTGTTTTTAATATACTGGGCTTTTTTATACTGTATATGCTGTCATTTATTGTAGGTGTGCTGGTATTTTCCTGGTTGGGACTGGATTTTAAAACTGCCCTTGGAGGTGCGGCTTCAACACTGGGGAATGTAGGTCCGGCACTTGGAGACCTTGGACCCACTCACAATTATGGATATTTGCCCGATGCAGCTAAATGGTGGTCTACTTTTTTGATGTTGATAGGCCGACTCGAATTATTTACCGTGTTGATATTGTTAACACCGTTCTTCTGGAGAAACAGGTAA
- the purT gene encoding formate-dependent phosphoribosylglycinamide formyltransferase, which translates to MAKILLLGSGELGKEFTIAAQRLAQTVIAVDSYEHAPAMQVSDACEVINMLDGEALDALVEKHKPDFIVPEIEAIRTERFYDYEKQGYTVIPSAKAANFTMNRKEIRDLAAKELGLKTADYRYATSAESLKMAVSEVGMPCVVKPLMSSSGKGQSTIKTEDDIEKAWNYSQEGSRGDVAEVIVESFINFDYEITLLTVTQRNGKTLFCPPIGHRQERGDYMESWQPATMEKHHLKTAREMADKVTEALGGAGIWGVEFFVGEEGVYFSELSPRPHDTGMVTLAKTQNFNEFELHLRAVLGLPISEITLERIGASAVILASGNSENPTFEGLEDISAAPKCDFRIFGKPTSRPYRRMGVVVTYDSLDGNVSEVTHRAKQLASKISVRL; encoded by the coding sequence ATGGCAAAAATATTATTATTGGGAAGCGGTGAACTGGGAAAGGAATTTACTATCGCTGCGCAGCGATTGGCGCAAACCGTGATTGCCGTAGACAGCTATGAACATGCTCCGGCTATGCAGGTTTCCGACGCATGTGAAGTAATCAATATGCTTGATGGTGAAGCACTGGATGCACTGGTAGAAAAACACAAACCCGATTTTATCGTCCCGGAAATTGAAGCTATTCGAACAGAACGCTTCTATGACTACGAAAAGCAAGGTTATACGGTAATTCCTTCAGCGAAAGCTGCCAATTTTACCATGAACCGAAAGGAAATTCGCGATCTGGCTGCCAAGGAACTCGGCTTAAAAACCGCAGATTACCGATATGCCACTTCGGCAGAAAGTCTTAAAATGGCCGTTTCGGAAGTTGGGATGCCCTGTGTGGTAAAACCGCTTATGTCGTCCAGTGGTAAAGGACAGAGCACAATTAAAACCGAAGATGACATAGAAAAAGCATGGAATTATTCGCAGGAAGGTTCCCGGGGTGATGTTGCCGAAGTGATCGTAGAGTCTTTTATAAATTTCGATTACGAGATCACCTTGCTTACCGTTACTCAACGCAACGGAAAAACTCTTTTTTGCCCTCCTATAGGTCATCGTCAGGAGCGCGGAGATTATATGGAAAGCTGGCAACCGGCCACTATGGAGAAACATCATTTAAAAACAGCGCGGGAGATGGCCGATAAGGTGACCGAAGCATTGGGTGGCGCCGGGATATGGGGTGTTGAATTCTTTGTTGGGGAAGAAGGCGTTTATTTCTCCGAATTATCTCCCAGACCTCACGATACGGGTATGGTAACGCTGGCGAAAACTCAGAATTTCAATGAATTTGAATTGCATTTGCGTGCCGTATTAGGATTACCTATTTCTGAAATTACCTTGGAAAGAATAGGTGCCAGTGCTGTTATTCTAGCATCGGGTAATTCAGAGAATCCGACCTTTGAAGGCCTGGAAGATATTTCAGCAGCACCGAAATGTGATTTCAGAATATTCGGTAAACCCACTTCCCGACCCTACCGACGCATGGGCGTCGTGGTCACTTACGATTCCTTAGACGGAAACGTTTCCGAAGTTACCCATAGAGCAAAACAACTGGCTTCAAAAATTTCGGTTAGGCTATAG
- a CDS encoding serine hydrolase domain-containing protein has product MILIVGVISVAVVLLIYFWKHPIFYTLKYFPATNDDYKKIRVRKLLPGDACFTFGKDPDPAFPSLEFQYDGEKIAISDFLKKTDTEVFLMIKNDHVLYEFYDRGCNETSPLMIWSVTKVFLSTLTALAVKQGKLKSTHESVVDHLPEMKGKLDEKLQIGQLLDMTSGVNYSTRLYDFTPYLEVHYGNDLEGFVKSARSVLPPGEKFRYSQIDAILLTKVLRQSFGGNLIEPMQLLWDKLGMEYPAYLAVDGTASEVERMASGLFATAIDVAKLGKLYLDDGKINSEEFIEKQWVEDSLQNDTGNNKHMTNFWRHSTKRNRKFNDAYAVGANGNKMMYLVPEHNIMILRFGKGMSKQGFKNAAKSIVESYLYKR; this is encoded by the coding sequence ATGATCTTGATCGTTGGAGTCATTTCGGTAGCCGTGGTCCTGCTGATTTATTTTTGGAAACATCCCATTTTTTATACACTGAAATATTTTCCGGCAACCAATGATGATTATAAAAAGATCAGGGTCCGAAAACTCCTTCCGGGGGATGCTTGTTTTACCTTCGGAAAAGATCCTGATCCTGCCTTTCCCTCCCTAGAATTTCAATATGACGGAGAAAAAATAGCTATTTCTGACTTTCTAAAAAAAACAGACACCGAAGTTTTCTTAATGATAAAGAACGACCATGTGCTTTACGAATTTTACGACAGGGGATGTAATGAAACATCACCCCTTATGATCTGGTCTGTGACCAAGGTGTTTTTAAGTACTCTTACGGCACTGGCTGTCAAACAGGGCAAGTTGAAAAGTACTCATGAAAGCGTAGTCGATCATCTACCTGAAATGAAAGGAAAACTAGACGAAAAGCTGCAAATCGGGCAGTTGCTGGATATGACTTCGGGAGTAAATTATTCTACACGCCTTTATGATTTCACACCTTATCTTGAGGTTCACTATGGTAACGATTTGGAAGGGTTTGTAAAAAGTGCCCGCTCTGTATTACCTCCGGGGGAAAAGTTCAGATATTCACAAATTGATGCCATATTATTAACCAAGGTGTTGCGGCAGTCTTTTGGTGGAAATCTCATTGAGCCGATGCAGTTACTTTGGGATAAATTGGGAATGGAATATCCAGCGTATCTGGCTGTAGATGGTACTGCTTCAGAGGTAGAAAGAATGGCATCGGGATTATTTGCCACGGCGATTGATGTAGCCAAACTGGGAAAGCTGTATCTCGATGATGGAAAAATTAATTCAGAAGAATTCATTGAAAAGCAATGGGTGGAAGATTCACTCCAGAATGACACCGGGAATAATAAGCATATGACAAACTTTTGGAGACATTCCACCAAAAGAAACAGGAAATTCAATGATGCTTACGCTGTTGGAGCCAACGGAAACAAGATGATGTATCTGGTTCCCGAACATAACATTATGATCCTGCGCTTCGGAAAGGGAATGTCGAAGCAGGGATTTAAAAATGCCGCCAAAAGTATCGTAGAATCCTATTTGTACAAGCGGTGA
- a CDS encoding NRDE family protein, translating to MCTLTFIPKSRDRFILTSNRDEAPGRETLVPAHYEHHESTLLYPKDTLAGGTWIGLSSKQRLICLLNGGFTPHERHNNYRMSRGIIVTDLLTSEDIEAGIRDYDLMGIEPFTLVVVDWNNDLKLYELVWDGLRSHFSEKARSPHIWSSSLLYSETAKRKRELWFSSFLMEHLNPTENEILHFHKTAGEGNIETDVIMDRGFVRTKSITQIVKESKVVMRYEDLQSGVVTKSVL from the coding sequence ATGTGTACGCTCACTTTTATTCCTAAATCCCGGGATCGTTTTATCTTAACCTCCAACAGGGACGAAGCACCCGGTCGTGAAACTCTGGTGCCGGCACATTATGAACACCACGAATCGACGCTCCTCTATCCCAAAGATACATTGGCAGGAGGAACCTGGATTGGTCTAAGCAGCAAACAACGGCTTATCTGTTTGCTAAACGGGGGTTTTACGCCACATGAACGACATAATAATTATAGAATGAGTCGCGGTATTATAGTTACCGACCTGTTAACTTCGGAAGACATTGAAGCCGGTATTCGGGATTATGATCTAATGGGAATTGAACCATTTACGCTTGTCGTTGTCGACTGGAACAATGATCTGAAATTATACGAATTGGTTTGGGACGGGCTTCGCAGTCATTTTTCTGAAAAAGCTCGCTCCCCGCATATCTGGTCTTCCTCTTTATTGTATTCTGAAACTGCAAAAAGAAAGAGAGAACTATGGTTTTCTTCATTTCTGATGGAACATTTAAATCCGACAGAGAACGAAATACTTCACTTTCACAAAACCGCCGGGGAAGGAAATATTGAAACAGACGTCATTATGGATCGTGGCTTCGTAAGGACCAAGAGTATTACTCAGATAGTCAAGGAATCGAAGGTCGTTATGCGATACGAGGATCTTCAGTCGGGCGTGGTTACAAAGTCTGTCTTATAA
- a CDS encoding fatty acid desaturase, with protein MNHLSIEKEISEKLKNWRKITSKYKQKSTKKAVLQILTSILPFLAIWVLMYFMIDVSIYIVLALGAINALFLVRIFIIQHDCGHQSFFKSRKKNDLFGYICSVFSFLPFKYWAKTHNFHHCHTGVLEPEHRTVGDLPTLTVDEYKNSNWWGKLKYRVFRMPLITFVISPVYYFIVTTKFPLLKFENKRKTYLMILKDNSVIIPCYLAAGFLIGWGTFLLIQFYILFLFGIIAFWFFYIQHQHEETYKKWSDDWNFLLSAVKGSSYYKLPKFFEWFTGNIGIHHIHHLSSIIPNYNLKACLVENPILTQYTTTITFFESLKMISHKLWDENQQRMISFREFHRLYK; from the coding sequence ATGAATCACCTTAGTATCGAAAAAGAGATCTCTGAAAAGTTGAAGAACTGGCGAAAGATCACCAGCAAGTACAAACAGAAAAGCACTAAAAAAGCAGTGTTGCAGATCCTGACTTCCATATTACCATTTCTAGCTATCTGGGTACTTATGTATTTTATGATCGATGTATCTATTTATATTGTCTTGGCCCTGGGAGCGATCAATGCATTATTCCTGGTAAGGATATTCATTATACAACATGATTGCGGTCACCAGTCTTTTTTTAAATCTAGAAAAAAGAACGATCTCTTTGGCTATATCTGTAGCGTATTTAGTTTTCTACCCTTCAAATACTGGGCTAAAACACACAATTTTCATCATTGTCATACCGGCGTTTTGGAGCCGGAGCACCGTACCGTTGGGGATTTGCCAACACTAACAGTGGATGAATATAAAAATTCGAATTGGTGGGGTAAATTAAAATACAGAGTCTTTAGAATGCCTTTAATAACCTTTGTGATCTCACCGGTTTATTATTTTATTGTGACCACGAAATTCCCGTTGCTTAAATTTGAAAATAAACGCAAAACCTATTTAATGATATTAAAGGATAATAGCGTGATCATTCCCTGTTATCTTGCGGCCGGTTTCCTCATTGGATGGGGTACTTTCCTATTGATCCAGTTTTATATTCTTTTTCTCTTCGGAATCATTGCTTTCTGGTTTTTCTACATTCAGCATCAACATGAAGAGACCTATAAAAAGTGGAGTGATGACTGGAACTTCCTATTGTCTGCAGTAAAAGGGAGCAGTTATTATAAGTTACCGAAATTCTTTGAGTGGTTTACCGGAAATATTGGGATTCATCATATTCACCATCTAAGCAGTATCATTCCTAATTATAATCTCAAGGCCTGCCTTGTAGAAAACCCAATACTCACGCAGTACACGACTACCATAACATTTTTTGAAAGTCTAAAAATGATCTCGCACAAATTATGGGATGAGAATCAACAGCGTATGATCTCCTTCAGAGAGTTTCACCGCTTGTACAAATAG
- the rsmG gene encoding 16S rRNA (guanine(527)-N(7))-methyltransferase RsmG, translating into MDILLKYFPELSEIQVHQFKMLASLYKDWNLKINVVSRKDIDELYLRHVLHSLGIAKVQPFLPNSRILDVGTGGGFPGIPLAILYPETQFHLVDSIGKKIKVVEEVSGGLELSNVQITNARVETVSGQYDFIVSRAVAQMETFVRWIKDRVAKKSRHELKNGILYLKGGDLSEELAPFPKAHIYPLTDFFDEAFYETKSVVHLPLKFKG; encoded by the coding sequence ATGGACATCCTGCTAAAATATTTTCCCGAGCTTTCTGAAATTCAGGTACATCAGTTCAAAATGCTTGCATCGCTTTATAAAGACTGGAACCTTAAGATCAATGTGGTCTCCCGAAAGGACATCGACGAACTTTATCTTCGGCATGTCCTGCACTCTCTTGGTATCGCAAAAGTTCAGCCATTTCTGCCTAACAGCCGTATTCTGGATGTAGGCACAGGTGGTGGCTTTCCGGGCATTCCGCTAGCGATATTGTATCCAGAAACTCAGTTTCACCTCGTAGATAGTATTGGGAAAAAGATAAAGGTGGTAGAAGAGGTTTCCGGAGGTCTCGAACTTTCTAACGTGCAAATCACAAATGCCAGAGTTGAGACAGTTTCCGGGCAATACGACTTTATTGTGAGCCGTGCCGTAGCACAAATGGAGACCTTTGTGCGTTGGATAAAGGACAGAGTTGCCAAAAAAAGCAGGCATGAACTCAAAAACGGAATTTTGTATTTAAAAGGAGGGGACCTTAGCGAAGAGTTGGCCCCATTTCCCAAAGCACATATTTATCCGTTAACCGATTTCTTTGATGAAGCCTTCTACGAAACCAAGAGCGTGGTTCATCTTCCATTAAAATTTAAGGGGTAA
- a CDS encoding pyridoxal phosphate-dependent aminotransferase, with translation MNPKLSKRVNEMATSATLAMAAKTRELQEAGKDIIGLSLGEPDFTVPEFVKDAAIQAVKDNFHSYTPVDGYGDLKQAIITKFKRDNGLTYTPAQIVVSTGAKQSLANLAQVLLNEGDEVLLPAPYWVSYSDICKVAGGIPVEIKSSIDTDFKITPEALEAAITPKSKMIIYSSPCNPSGSVYSKKELRALADVLVKYPNIIVVSDEIYEHINFTGEHASMAQFEDMYDRTVTVNGVSKAYAMTGWRIGYIGGPEYIARACNKMQGQVTSGANCIAQRATITALIHPPEKIKYMVDAFKKRRAMILELLSEIPHFKTNEPEGAFYVFPDISYYFGKTLNGKHINTASDFSLFLLEEANVATVTGEAFGDPNCIRISYAASEDEIKEAMKRIKETLSSTEA, from the coding sequence ATGAACCCAAAACTTTCGAAGCGTGTAAATGAAATGGCTACATCAGCGACTCTTGCCATGGCAGCTAAAACACGTGAACTTCAGGAAGCAGGAAAAGATATTATCGGTTTAAGCCTTGGAGAACCCGATTTTACGGTCCCTGAATTTGTGAAAGACGCAGCCATTCAGGCAGTGAAAGATAACTTTCATTCGTACACTCCCGTAGACGGTTATGGAGACCTGAAACAGGCTATCATTACTAAATTTAAAAGAGATAACGGACTTACCTATACTCCGGCCCAGATTGTGGTATCGACAGGTGCCAAGCAATCATTGGCAAATCTGGCTCAGGTATTGCTGAATGAAGGCGATGAAGTATTGTTACCGGCTCCGTATTGGGTAAGCTACAGCGATATTTGTAAAGTAGCCGGTGGAATTCCGGTGGAAATAAAATCTTCGATCGATACCGACTTTAAGATAACACCAGAGGCACTAGAAGCTGCTATCACCCCGAAGTCGAAAATGATCATTTACAGTTCCCCTTGTAATCCCAGTGGATCTGTGTATAGCAAAAAAGAATTACGGGCCCTGGCCGATGTTTTGGTGAAATACCCCAACATCATTGTGGTTAGCGATGAGATCTACGAACATATTAATTTTACCGGTGAGCATGCTTCTATGGCTCAATTTGAGGATATGTATGACCGAACCGTTACAGTAAACGGGGTGTCCAAAGCCTATGCAATGACCGGTTGGAGGATAGGGTATATTGGAGGTCCCGAATATATAGCACGTGCCTGTAACAAGATGCAGGGTCAGGTAACAAGTGGTGCTAACTGTATTGCACAGCGAGCTACCATCACAGCGCTTATACATCCGCCGGAGAAAATTAAATATATGGTGGATGCGTTTAAAAAGAGAAGAGCAATGATCCTAGAACTGCTTTCTGAAATACCTCATTTTAAAACCAACGAACCCGAGGGTGCGTTCTACGTTTTTCCGGATATTTCGTATTACTTCGGAAAAACACTAAACGGAAAGCATATCAATACGGCATCCGATTTTTCTCTGTTCCTTCTAGAAGAAGCCAATGTCGCAACAGTAACCGGAGAAGCTTTCGGGGATCCAAATTGTATTCGAATCTCTTATGCCGCTTCCGAGGATGAGATCAAAGAGGCTATGAAACGCATCAAAGAAACCCTCAGCTCTACAGAAGCATAG